In Melanotaenia boesemani isolate fMelBoe1 chromosome 1, fMelBoe1.pri, whole genome shotgun sequence, the genomic window CAAACTAATGATTCATAATCAGCAAAGTTAAGGTCCATTGTTCTGCCATATCATCAATGCTGCACTGTGTAACAAGGATTTTGTAATCACTTGGGTCAGAAGCACTTACAGTGTCTTAATTATTTCTGTGTGcataaaggaagaaagaaagtactagatgaataaatcaaattaattatacatttttcataCCTGCATACAGAACCATTTGAGAGACAATAATTCTGACTCTTGCGTAAAATCCGTTGTTTGTTGCCTCTATCTTTGTTCCACTCACCAAAGGGAAAGTGATTCatggattttttaaacaataataaatgaggTGCTCACTgagtttggtaaaaaaaaaacagacaaacaaataaataaataactaaataaaactactaaTAAATCAGTTAGATAATGCCATGTAAAAGTCATGCACTCCAGTGACTTAATGTGAGTCCATATTGTCAATAAAACCTAAATTATTAAACTTTTGACTATTTTTGAGTCTTCTACCTTACAAAAAGCATCAAATATATTCAGGAATAATTCAGAACTGTGTGTCTCACTAAACAGCTTTAAGCTGTAAGACAGTAAGTCTTTTTGTTCATTGACACTGGTTTCAAAAACTTTGTGAGGTAAAACttgtcacattaaaaaaaagagacagcttttctttctttaacagcTTTTCTTTAGCTTGACCCCTTTAAATGCTGTTGTTTGAATGAAACCCTGAACTCTAGAAGGAAACTTGTTTGGTGAAACTGTTAACTCATGAACATCTAAATGTGACCTAGATGACATGAAATGGCTGAAAAACCACTGGTTTAATCTTTAACGAAGTCTAATATTTTAAAAGGCTTTTATCTTTATAAAATGTTCATCTTAAAAGTAACTAaagtttcaaataaataaaattttaggtTAAGGGAAACCTTGAAATGAAGTATGATTATAAAGTAGTATAATATTGAAATAATCAGGTAAATGAAAAGCACTATTGAATGAtactttaataaattaatatatttaatatacgTCACCTGTTCACTGATTTTCAATCAGCTCCAGACACCAAACAACCTAACTGTACATCAAGATATAAAAAGTGCAAACActtgtttattaaaactttataaGCAaccttagtttgtttttttccaagcGGGCAGAAAGAGAACTGATTTTTTCTGCTAAAAATAGTTTCAGATAAGGAAGTCACATAGGTAACAGAGATAATAGTGCAATAACCATTGCATTCCTGACGAATGATGTGTGTGAAGGGAAGCGTGCACAGTGGCCTCTGAGTGGGAACTGGACACGCAAAATAACGGCCAGTCTTATCACCACAAGACGGATGCCTGTGTGAATTATTTTCTGCTTCTACATTGGCCCCTTACCCATCTATGTATTGGCACATACATTTCTACACTATTATCAATTTACTTTCTTTACTCCTCTAAAGTCATATcactatttaaagaaaatcacatgACATCTTATTCTCCAGTGCCGCCTTAAGACTCGTTTTACTCCCTTCTTGTCTGCTACCGCAGGGATGTTGGACCACTGTGGCCAGGGTTTATAGGCATTGGGGAATATAGGTCTGATATCTTCGTCAAGGGCAAATTTAACGGCACAGTTGCAAAATAAACTGTGCAAATGGAAACATGTGCTTCCCTGTAACATAACAGGTAAAACTGAGCTCTGCATTGCCATAGATTATATTTGAGAGattcaaaacagcaaaagacttgaacagtaatattttaaagtgaacaaatccattttatttcacatcattaaattaattaaatcagtgATAAAACTCTACCACCAACGGAGCAAGCAACAGGTCTGTCATCATGATATGACAAgttctcatacacacacactcacccacaAACAGGTGCTCTAATGTTTCTAGATGAAGGCACATAAACCCATTGAAGGTCACAGTAAGGCAGATTCACAGCACTAAGGAGAAACCGTAGACCGTAAAAATCAGCAAAGGAACAGTCTAGACTCTGAGCTGTCTGCTAGAATCTCTGTTTAGGACGTTATATCTTCCTCTGTCTGGAAGGAAGAGAGGAGGGGAGAGAGGATGAGGATGGCTGAGGACAGAGAGGAAAGATGCTCACATGTAGTGCTGACACACATCCCAGCCCTGTTTTCCTTGTGACCTTTTCCTTTGCAGACAGGGAGTGAGCGTTTCTGCCAGTCATTAGGAAACTAGCAGCGCTGAGTGTAGTTTTGAGTTTTTAATCCACAGTTAAAAgtcctttgtgttgttttcatcaaCTAACCTTGAGACAGATTCTTTGTGAGGGGGAACATTTGACAGCTCACATTGCAACATTTTTCACCCAACATGTAATTGTGGCAACACACAGTATAGATCATCTCTCGAAAGCAGCAGCAGTACAAACTCTGAGAGCTTATTTTGCATCATTTACAGTCAGTAATACCATAATGTAAATCGCAGTTTGTTCCATTGCTCAAGGCAAACAAGATaccactaaaaacaaacaaaacaaaaaaaaaaacacacagaaccAATCTGCACAAACAGCAGTGGCAGCATTCCTTTGGATCTCCAACAAACTGGATTTGATTAGTCAAGAAAGCGCTAGTTTGATATAATACCCTGTGTCCACCCATATACATTCTTATGCTGAATGGTTCTGCTGTGCAGAGGTGCAACCACTCTGTCCTCTTCCAACCAGTCTTGTCCCTGAGTCTTCTATGTCTGAATAGACCCACTGCACATTAATGTCCACCTGTGTTTCACAAACATCCACCTCTTTTCATCTAATGACATTCAACTTGGAGGTATGGGTTAAAGGGAGTTTCAGCCAAATTCTGTCGATAAGCTGAAATACACACTTCCTGGCAGAAGGGCAGAGAATATGACGCAGCATCTGCCTCACACTCAACCACGCACACACAACAAATATGTTGTCACATACAGTAGAGAAACTCTGAACTAACAATGCGCACAAACTGAACATAAACAGCTTCAGTGTCTCGGCTTGGTGCATCACGAAGAGATGTCTTAGTATCAGGTGCAGTGGTTGTGCAGGATTGTGGCTTGGGTGTCTTTGCATGTGTTTATCCATGTACGTATgtatatttctgtttgtgaggACATGTGTGGACGTGTGTCCCTGTGTTAAGTAAGGGCGTACTCAAACGTCCCTTTCTCCAGCCCTTCGATGCCATCAGCCCAGTTGGAGGAGGGCATGCTGCTGTAGGGGTCCAGCAGGATCCTGAAACACCTTACTATCAGCAGCCCCAAGAACACCAGTAGCATCCCCACAAAAGCAAATGCTGTCTTCTGCTCCAGAGTCAGAGAATGCGCCATCATGTCGTTTCCACTCATGGCAGCAAGGGAGTGGTTGAAGTGGACGCTGCTCATGGTAAACCAACATCTATGTGCCTCATCTCGCCTCTGATGGGGTCAGGCATTGAGAAGCCTGCATGTTACCTGGATGGAGGTGAAACAATGGCTTCTGGTTAGTTCTGTTTGGTCTGTTATGCAGAAAAGAGCTGTTTTATCTACCtatttaatcacaattaaagcAGACACCAAATAAGCTGAGTAAATTGCGCATTTAAATTTAGAGCTAAATAACAATGAAAGGCTACAGGTATCTAAATATAGCCCCTGTGAAATTAGGTGTCAAACAAATGTCCAGTGATCTCTCCCACTCTGCTCCCTCTGGGGATTTTGCAGACAATTGCACAAAATAAGCAAACATGAAGAGAGAAGTGGTAAAGACTTTTGAAAATAGGTGCAGAAAAACAAGCCACTATTCTGGCCCCATTCCTTCAAGTCAGGTTAGAATTACAGTATGTCGCAGTGCACAGCCAGCTGTTAAACATAAACCAAGCTttaatgtatataaaaatatcaCATTACATAAAGATGCAATGTTCTATTTGTTGGGTTGAGAAGAATGAGATCTCTACCTGTTGCATGTGAGCAGATGCCTGCCAGACAGTGTAATTCCATTAAGCGGTAAGAGAGCGACAGTAATTGACcacacataatcacaaaatTGGTTTGGTCACACAAGTGGATGTCTGCCTCTGTCATTGTTTTCCTCCCAAATCTTACATATGACAACATGTAGCAGGTGGCTTGAGTGTGAGGAGATGAGTTAGATGAGAGAGGTAGGATACATGTATAGACAGGGGTAGGGTAATGAACAGAGAGAATGGGGAAAGAGATGAGGGGAAAAGGAAGTAAAATGATGAGGAGGACACTGCACAAGTATGCTGAgggagaagagggagggagTGAGGTAGGGTGAAAGAAAGACTGCATTGACAGACTCTCTAGTGAGGACGtctaaggaagaaaaaaaaggcgtCTCACCATCATTATCGTACCATCCTTACAGACCTGTTGCTGCCGTTTCTTCCGAagaactcctcctcctctgagctTTCAAACATATTTCCATTAATTCATCCATTTCTGGCATACTGGATGTGCAAGGCTAACAGCCCATCTAAGCAAAAAGAGTAAAAGGGAGAAACGGGGGAGCACAGGATAAGCTGGATCAATCTATAACATGCATCTCTTTTGAGAGATACAGCTCCTGTCCTGGTGCTGCTTTACTTGCCTCCTGCTCATTATCATTCTGTTTCTCTATCTCTCCCTCTAGAAGCACGCACGCTTGCTCCTGCTGCATGGCAACCACTTGTTAGTCTCactcagctgctctgctgcctCAGTCATTCACAACAGCCCCCCCTCAGCAACACCGGGATGGATgcagcagtaaaaaaacaaggaaTCTGCCTCTCCTGTGTCTTCTCTCCTTGTTCTTCCCTcactggtttatttatttatttgtctttttcccTCCAAAATGAGTTAATTCTAAGAGGGACATCATGGCTTATCCAACAGGAGAAATAAACCCCCCCAATGCCTCTAGCTACAATAAATGCTGCTACAAAGGAATTTTTGTGACACCGCAGCATTATCCTTTGAGCCTGGTTTGATGATGTGTCTGCAATTGGTGCAGTTTGTTGGGGACAAATTGAATTAGCCCCTTTACTTGAAGGCTTATGAACACAGGCTAACTAAAGCTGACTTgcatttaaacagattttacattgatgaaaaacaaaagcgGCATTGCATCCGAAAACACACAGCAGGTCATCTGATTACCCGCAAATACAGAATGCTGCAGAGAAATGTTCGaccatctgtttttattgttatgctCTTCAAGCTAATGCAGTGTCTCAAATCCAAAGATGAGGTATATCATGAGGGAAATGTTCTTATCTGGTGTGTGATGTGCAATAATTCATggcatcatttatttttcagatgTACACAGCCTGCTAATTGCCagaaaatattcactttcaagTTCATGCATATTCTCAACGGTTCTTTTCTTGGGTCAGCAGCATTTTCTGGACTTGCTGTGTTGCTGAATCTTGGCTGTATTTCAGTAAAAGCAAGCAGTAAGGCGGTTTTaataagaacatttttttatttcacactaATTTTACTGACTGTTCCTTTATATTAGATTAGGATTTGCTCACAATGAAGTCATGAGACATTTTACTTTATTGATATCATATCATGTCCTGTCAGAGTTGAATGGAATTTGGTTGCAGTGTCttattaatcttttaaagtgaaTTTGCTCTTAGAGAGGGATTGTAGGTCCATTATTGTGACAAGGATCAAAAGTTCAATGACTTATATTAGGACACATGCCTCTGCGCTGCCTTTATCATATCTTTTGACAGGCAGAACGAGTAAAAATGACTTTACTAGTGTGTCAAGGGACAGTAATTGGACTCTTCTGGCTCTTAAAGAGAACCGGCTGAGGCAAGAACATGTTGCATAAAGTACACTCAAATACCATACCGTGTCCAGAGGACAGATGGATAAAGATTCCTTGAATTTTATCTCAGCCAGGCAACAGGTCAGGaataaaactgataataaaaactataaaacaatGACTCTAAGACCTGCTTCAACTTTACAGAATTCTGTGCAACACTCTTGTGTGATTACAAATTCTTACTGTAAAATACAAAGATGCAGAGACTTTACACAGATTTTCAAAATACTTAATTAGGCCTACCAAATAACAAAAGTAGAACCTTTTATTATCTCTTACCGGACCCCACAACTCTATGAAATccactctttattttatttttttttttaatggatgatGGTGTGATATTTTGATtgataaatgatcaaatattgcattgcaaacattttaatgaagcCAATAAACAAGTCACTTTTATGAAGAAATAACAAGTCTAATGAGGCTGCTGTTGTTTCCaccctaaaataaaataattttaaaaatcttcaaTGTAGcaatacatttttattggtGTTACTTCCACTTGGGACTCTGACACAGATAAAATTTGTGATTTAGCCatcaatttaattcagttcaattcaatttaattcaattcaagatcttcattgttgttgttaatgatctttattgtttattgttgttataCAAGCTTAAGTGATGACCTACTAACGGCAAGGTTATTAACCCCTTACGATGCAGACGTACCGGTCCCGGGaacatgactactaatcaacaacattgcagccatgtgtgcaagcccctccaTCATAATTGCCCataatatacacatcaaatgaaagctcaaagtctcgtctttccgatgatataaaccCTTCTGACAaccaacaaccacagcgctaacactaaagccttttttacagaaaagcagaaagtttaaatcttgactttccttacctttgagggctcgCTATAGagcaaacatcaatatttcccataaAGATTGGTCTCATTCCTCCGTACAGGTTAGGtgaggacaaaaaaatatttttttttgtgtgttctaaagtgtgtaactttttatcagtaatacttacagtgtttctgattgctgtgggtgaaactagagagtgttacctttacaaagagcccaagcctgtacttacaatccagagggttcaataacagcagtaattctaatttggagaggtcatattacaggtGTTTTTGCCCAAAAAAAccccgcttgataaggggttaaatAATTTCCCAGCAGTACAGGTATGAACTGTAGATCATCTATAGAATGTAAGCTTGAGAACATCTCATCCAACTCATCCAGCAGCTGTTATTATCAGTTTGTTGACCTGATTTTGCTTCTACAGAATCATGCATGTGCCATCCAGTATGTTAAAGGTTAGTCTCGCTATTTTATCATAGGCCAATAAAATCTCTGacaatagttaaaaaaaagaaaaaacaaaaacaggtctGTAAGATATCATCTTGATGGTAACAGATGGTTCTGAAAAAtgtcataataataaaaccaaaatacaTTATGGATTTCAAACCTCAAATACTCACTCTATAAAGCTATTGAAAGAGCATAATGTACCAATTCCTATTGAAGCTAAGCTGAAGAGGCCATTTTCTGAAGACCCTATACTGAGCTGAGggtttaatattaaaaattgGGACTGTGaagttatttatttgctttagaTGAAGGCTCCCTTTCCCTCCCAGTCAataatatgattttaaaaagttagagCAGGAGTATATTCACCACTGTGCTACatcttcatctttctgttatATATTACTtcttttaattatattatttaggTTTTATGTTTAGAAGTGGcattgttaaaatgatgtgtACACTATGTATGCTTTCTCGTCTTAAAGActgagcctttttttaaagcactttttcaGCCTatgaaattgttttaatttcaattaaatGTAAGCTTTACCAGTCAATGCATTCTGTTACAATGACAATGTTTCAAAAAATTTGTGTACAGTATAATCTGGCTGCTATATTATAGTAGTTTAATTGGACCAAAAGCTGCAAGATATTCAGGGactaattttaattaaaaaaaaaaaatacttggcTGACTGGATACTTGGACATGTGTAACCATCCATTAGATATacactattctattctattctattctattctattctattctattctattctattctattctattctattctattcaccCAGGCTGCTTAGCAACAGCTCCAAATCTCGCGTTGGAGGCGGATACTGCACATTTCTAACTGCGTCGGGGCATCtacgttgtgtgtgtgtgtgaaagggttAGGAGAGTCTCGACATGGCAGACGTTATAACGCCTGATGAGGAGCCTCAACTAGAAGAGTCTGCTGCTTCCGTCAAGTCCGAAACCGATGAAACATCTCAAGAAACCCCCAATGGCATGAAAACGTGTGTAATAATAACGTTTCTCTATGTAACGTCTATACAGCTGCTAGCTAGCTTAGCCAAAATGGAGTCCGAGGATGCTAGCTATTGTTAGCTAAGAGGCCTCTTGCCCCTCTTTCTAAAACAATAGTACAAATTGTGTAatgaatacatatatatatatatatatatatatatatatatatatatatataaacatcaGAACGACAATGAATGCTGGGGTCTTTTCAGTCTTAGGTGCAATGGGCCAAGTTGTGCTAATTCATGTGTGGTGCTCGTGTTAGCTACATCTTGTGGAAATGTAGATATCCAAATTCAATCAGTCAACAAGTTAATCTTAGTTTTATACctcatttgatttatttgataaataacactggtattaatttatttcacgCGTTTTTACAAACGTCAACATCCTAGTTCTTTCAAACCAAGTAGTGTTTCGGTCATTGTGGCAGGTACCGAACGTAAAGTCAGCTGCTAATGGCTCCACAATGCCGCACAATAAGCCAGCGTCGGTGAATCAGTTGCATGCGATTCTATTTCAAACATAGCATAATCTATTTGTGAAAgggtgttaaaatattttttaaatacaaatattatcaaatatgttaaaattaCACTCACTTTATAAACCCTGATTATAACAATTaagtattattattgttattatagggcatttatttattttttatttgggaTAATATGTCTTCCACATTTCAGAAAATCTCCAGATATCCAAAACACATGGCCATTCAAATACTGATCTGTCAAATGTCATCTAAATAACCAAACAAATCAGTCCGACTTGTTGTACATGTCATTGGCAAGTTTGAAGTTGGACTGTTTTCTGACTTGTAGTTCTGTGCACATTGTAGGGACAGTGAAGAAAACAAGAccaccaaagaaaaacatgattctaAAGATAAATCCTCAAGCAGCAGAAGAGGAACCCGCTTTCACCCCTACAAGGAGAAACATGGTGGGGAGAAGAAGAGCTCTCACAGGAACCGTGTGTTCATCAGCAATATCCCCTACGACATGAAATGGCAGGCTATTAAAGATCTAATGCGTGAGAAAGGTAATGTCCCCAGTGATGGGTATGGTGTCTTACccttctttctgtcttcttATCTGATTAGAAGTTCTTGaccctttctttttgtttaccaGATGCAACATCCTGCTTCCAGCATTAGTCTGTTAGTGTGTAGTTTTATTTGGATGTTCCTTGTGCAGATATTAAGGAAACAACTTCGAGTGATATTTTTTTCAATAGGTTATtggtgtttaaattaaattaaatatatataattatatttttggATGGACACCAATTTAGTTTGGGCTGATTATGTATGTGGGAAAAGAAAGATGAACTTAGTTCTATTGTCACTTGTTCTCTGGCATTGTCAGCTTCAAATTGTAACCTCAAACTAGTAGTAGAATTGATTGttgaatgtttttgttgcatatGCTTCAAGGTGAATCTTGACTAAAATGTTGTAATGTTTTACTTCCTGAATTAAGGGGGTCTAATGAAGCCTTTTGATCTCAAAGGATGGTACAAAACTCTTTACTGCCATGAATGGAATCTGTTGACAAACTGATCATGTTGAAGTGTTTTGAATTTCCCAGGTTTAACGTAGCTGTGTTTCTCTCTGGCCTTGGCCTTTGGGTGTCTCAGTCAATGCCCAGCAAGGCATGGTGTTGTCTGGTGGGATGTTGGTCTGGGCTGACTGTTGATCATTAATGGGACATCTCCATCCGTAGCGGCATTGCCAAGGCCAAAGGCAACTTGAAGACTTGGTGACTttaaattactttgttttttggtatttttcCCTTGTATGTCTCATGTAGTTGGTGAGGTTACATACGTGGAGCTCTTTAAGGATGCAGAAGGAAAGTCAAGGGTAAGTGATGTGGCCAACTTGCTGCACGAGGTTTTAAATGCCCTCAGCAGGCTCTCATTAATAATGTGCTCTTTTAGGCTCTGATCCTTTGGGTCCACTGAACTGGAGATATAATAGGTTGTGTTTAGAGCCTGATAGATGGATAATGATTGATATTCATTTGAAAGGGAGATGTCCTGTTGATTTTTTGGAAAAGTAGCCTAACGAACTCATCCAAGAGtatatattttgcttttgttgttgtcattttaattggtttaaaagtttgtttgctTGGCCATTCTCAAAGGGAAATGTAGGTTTGTGTGATTTACCTGATTGATTGACCCTAATGTCttaaaagatatttattttttaaattcttttatatGCAACAACTTTCTCTTCAATTGAGTGAAACAGTCTTGATGATATACATGTAATATTAAGTACATGTTATAGAGTCAAGTGTAAATGACACCATCCTTTTTTAAGTCAAAATAGGTAAAGCCTGAAAGAATTGTTAAAAAATTGAGggcatatatttttttcatgacaaAGCAACTGTGATCCAGTTCAAACCTAAATGTTAAAGCTAAAATGTAATACCTGGGTGTCTGATCAAATGTTTAACTAAAACTTAAATACtgcagattatttatttactgttaataGTATATGGTAAAGATTGCATCTTTCTTacatcatgtttaaaaaaaggagtTAGCTTTTATTGtcccttttcttctgtttgcagTAAACAAGCAATAACCTGCTGGCTTAAGCCAAGTATGGCCAACATGCAGTCTTAGAACATAAAATCATGttgataaatttaatttataatgtcacagtattttgtctttatattaaatgcattttgtttACTCATTGTGTGCCACCTGGACTCCTGTGATTCACCGATGTGCAGGGTTGTGGGTAAGAAACTGTCATACTCTCTCAAATATAGAacgtttgtttttctgtcactttCATGGACTCATGTGTTTCCTCATGTTTGcctcattcaccagtgtggtgGAGTTCAAAGATGAGGAGTTTGTGAAGAAGGCAGTGTCAACCATGAATAAGCATGACCTGAATGGGAGACCACTCAACATTAAGGAGGTGAGAATGAACTTAATAGTTAAATAACTaagtctttattattattttttactataattaattattattactgtttacATTTATCTTTTAAGCGTTTAGAATAAGTACATAAGACTTTTTCAATAGTTTCTTTGCTTTGCTTGTACATATTCAGCAGTAAATATAAAGTGTACTTACTCCGGTGTAGTAGTGGTGCaaatttattagtttttcatACAGTAAATAATTGAAATGTCAATGATTATCATGTTTCTGTTAACCCAAATACTCCCCATTGGCAAGTGATTGTATTTTTAGATCTCTGTTAAACAGCTTATTCATTTCTGTAAATTGGAGTATTTATCTGTTTCATGTTGGACTGAAAGTATAGTCCACAGTTAGTGTTCACCAAGTAGCCCAACCAAATGTGGAATTACTGTGAATTTTCACCTTTCTGATTCTTAACGCTTATTGTGGATGATTtctatagaaaataaatgtaagttTCTGATGTTTCTTATATAAGGACCCTGATGGGGAGCATGCCCGACGTGCACTGCAGCGCATGGGAGGAGGTCAGCAGGGAGGTCGTGGACAGGACATGGGGCCTAGTGGAATGAACATCCCACCCTCCATTGCCAACAACCCAAACATCCCACCTGAGGTTATCCATGCACTGCAGGCTGGACGGCTGGGCAACACAGTCTTTGTGGCTAACGTAAGGACATAGTAATACAGCCTTTCTAAGTCTAACCATGATGGGTGGTTGTGTTGTATTAAATCGTTTCATTTCTGTGTTCTGCAGTTGGATTTCAAGGTGGGCTGGAAGAAGTTAAAGGAGGTGTTCAGCATGGCTGGTGCGGTGAA contains:
- the ctxn2 gene encoding cortexin-2, with amino-acid sequence MSSVHFNHSLAAMSGNDMMAHSLTLEQKTAFAFVGMLLVFLGLLIVRCFRILLDPYSSMPSSNWADGIEGLEKGTFEYALT